In the Corythoichthys intestinalis isolate RoL2023-P3 chromosome 12, ASM3026506v1, whole genome shotgun sequence genome, one interval contains:
- the nifk gene encoding MKI67 FHA domain-interacting nucleolar phosphoprotein, protein MTESKGGESAKPAKELLSLNPEQEHAFKKKVQTVKKSKKDNRLTPGVIYVGHLPRRLCEPDLKAYFEQFGTVSRLRLSRSKKTGGSKGYAFVEFECDEVAKIVAETMNNYLMGEKLIQCHTVPPEKQHEKMFVGCNRTFRKPSKRAVFRYNMERSSKQVTKMTNKLLNREEKLRKRLAAKGIDYDFPGFAAHVSRKKKCDSLNESTCSDDTTPMCTPSFMERRKSTVNDDDADDEIIIKMPSVEKDECSSSEEEEDDEEEEEEKSDLEDEEQCKAD, encoded by the exons ATGACGGAAAGTAAAGGAGGAGAGAGTGCGAAGCCAGCAAAAGAGCTGCTATCATTGAATCCTGAGCAGGAGCACGCTTTCAAAAAGAAAGTACAGACGGTGAAAAAGTCCAAAAAG GACAACCGCTTGACACCTGGTGTGATTTATGTCGGCCATTTGCCTCGTAGGCTCTGTGAGCCAGACCTCAAAGCCTACTTCGAACAGTTTGGCACGGTCTCACGTCTACGACTATCCAGGAGTAAAAAG acagGAGGAAGCAAAGGTTACGCGTTTGTTGAGTTCGAGTGTGATGAAGTCGCCAAGATCGTCGCAGAGACCATGAACAATTACTTGATGGGAGAAAAACTAATTCAAT GTCACACAGTTCCACCGGAAAAACAGCATGAAAAGATGTTTGTTGGCTGCAACAGGACCTTTAGAAAACCTTCCAAGCGTGCCGTTTTCCGCTACAACATGGAGCGCTCAAGTAAGCAAGTCACTAAGATGACCAACAAACTCCTGAACAGGGAAGAGAAGCTCCGCAAAAGGCTTGCAGCAAAAGGCATTGACTACGACTTTCCAGGATTT gCTGCCCATGTATCCCGAAAGAAGAAGTGTGATTCCTTGAATGAGTCTACCTGTAGTGAT GACACCACACCAATGTGCACCCCTTCCTTCATGGAGAGGAGAAAGTCCACGGTTAATGATGACGATGCAGATGATGAGATTATCATCAAGATGCCATCTGTGGAGAAAGATGAGTGCAGTTCATCAGAGGAGGAAGAAGATgacgaagaggaggaggaagagaaaAGTGATTTGGAGGATGAAGAACAATGCAAAGCTGATTAG